In the Verrucomicrobiia bacterium genome, one interval contains:
- a CDS encoding LysM peptidoglycan-binding domain-containing protein: MSQEIAISNLFARRVNAGSQLSGIAVAPVKRKKRASRAQKFTTIATYTAVFVLIATFVAQGYRSPVSQQLASQRASSVSIEVNKPSVDQLVATSMAATMAETAELPVATNVANLSISLSAKGELAQTDDDLISKPQIVQPSTNSRNTKKYRAVTGDTVPKLADKFGVSADTIRWANKLTTDALTAGQSLVIPATDGILYTVKRGDTLEALAKKYGTDKERIVLFNDLELTGLTPGKQIMIPSGVLPETERPGYTPPQTTFNAGGGLAYNGFAASASVGNRYDVGYCTWWVYERRAQTGRPIGSFWGNATSWAGFAASAGFKVNNTPAVGSIMQSSGGWGGYGHVAFVERVNPDGSVYVSEMNYQGWSVQSFRTIPAGQAQAYNYIH, translated from the coding sequence ATGTCACAGGAGATTGCTATTAGTAATTTATTTGCACGGCGTGTAAATGCCGGAAGTCAACTAAGCGGCATAGCTGTAGCACCAGTAAAGCGTAAAAAACGCGCTAGCCGGGCTCAGAAGTTTACCACTATCGCAACGTATACGGCAGTATTTGTGCTAATTGCGACCTTTGTCGCGCAAGGCTACCGCTCGCCGGTGAGCCAGCAGTTAGCGTCGCAGCGCGCTTCAAGCGTGTCGATTGAAGTCAATAAACCATCGGTTGACCAGCTTGTCGCAACGAGCATGGCTGCAACCATGGCCGAAACCGCTGAATTGCCAGTTGCGACTAACGTTGCTAACTTATCAATTTCATTAAGCGCGAAGGGCGAACTAGCCCAAACCGATGACGATTTAATCTCTAAACCGCAAATTGTCCAGCCATCGACTAACTCGCGTAATACTAAAAAATACCGCGCCGTAACTGGCGATACCGTGCCTAAACTGGCTGATAAATTTGGTGTGTCGGCCGATACTATTCGCTGGGCGAACAAGCTTACCACCGATGCATTAACCGCCGGGCAATCATTAGTTATTCCCGCGACTGACGGTATTCTTTATACGGTGAAGCGCGGCGATACGCTTGAAGCGCTAGCCAAGAAGTATGGCACCGATAAAGAACGTATCGTACTGTTTAACGACCTTGAGCTGACTGGTCTTACGCCAGGTAAGCAAATCATGATCCCTTCAGGTGTGTTGCCCGAAACCGAACGCCCCGGCTATACGCCACCGCAAACTACCTTTAATGCTGGTGGTGGCCTGGCTTACAACGGATTCGCTGCCAGCGCTTCAGTTGGCAACCGATATGATGTTGGCTACTGTACTTGGTGGGTCTATGAACGACGTGCGCAAACTGGTCGCCCAATCGGTAGCTTCTGGGGCAACGCGACTTCGTGGGCCGGCTTTGCTGCCAGTGCAGGTTTCAAGGTGAACAACACCCCCGCTGTAGGCTCTATTATGCAGTCATCTGGTGGCTGGGGCGGTTATGGCCACGTGGCCTTTGTCGAACGGGTGAACCCGGATGGTAGCGTCTATGTTTCAGAGATGAACTACCAAGGCTGGAGTGTCCAAAGCTTCCGAACAATTCCGGCTGGCCAGGCGCAGGCTTACAACTATATCCATTAA
- the obgE gene encoding GTPase ObgE, which translates to MFVDTAKVVVIAGRGGNGGLSFRHEKYIDKGGPDGGDGGRGGNVIFVADENVNTLAGFRYNQKLQAESGQSGQKRNKHGKSGASLRVKVPVGTVVRRTADNSVVVDLDTPGMEAVVAKGGAGGFGNAHFKSSTRQAPRVAELGEKGETYDATLELKLLADVGLVGFPNAGKSTFLSVVSNARPEIADYAFTTLTPNLGVADIDDTSILIADIPGLIEGASEGKGLGDAFLRHVERTAVLLHLVDAYQDDVAAAYKTIRDELKAYSPELVARPEVVALTKTEGLDDELINWKLSELQAVVAPETPLFAISSQAHRGVTEVLRELKDQLEKTRQAETEDVPDYEELPVIRLSEATKAEAWRVRVENGRYIVTGEKIERFAARTDFGNIHGVNRLRDIMSKMGISHELRRAGAKGDDTIVIGENTGYQLTLFEQ; encoded by the coding sequence ATGTTTGTTGATACAGCCAAAGTAGTAGTGATAGCCGGAAGAGGCGGAAATGGTGGCCTCAGTTTTCGCCATGAAAAATATATTGATAAAGGCGGCCCAGATGGCGGAGATGGCGGTCGAGGTGGCAATGTTATATTTGTGGCCGACGAAAACGTTAATACGCTCGCTGGCTTTCGCTACAACCAAAAGCTTCAAGCCGAAAGTGGCCAATCGGGGCAAAAGCGCAACAAGCACGGCAAAAGCGGTGCTAGTTTGCGAGTAAAAGTGCCCGTCGGGACAGTTGTTCGCCGAACTGCAGATAATAGTGTGGTCGTCGACCTTGATACTCCTGGCATGGAAGCGGTGGTCGCCAAAGGTGGCGCTGGTGGCTTTGGCAACGCGCATTTCAAAAGCTCGACGCGGCAGGCGCCGCGGGTAGCAGAGCTGGGTGAGAAAGGTGAAACTTATGATGCGACGCTTGAACTGAAACTACTCGCCGATGTTGGCTTGGTTGGTTTTCCAAACGCCGGTAAGTCAACTTTCTTGAGTGTAGTAAGTAACGCTCGGCCGGAAATTGCTGATTATGCTTTTACAACGCTGACCCCCAATCTTGGAGTCGCCGATATCGACGATACGAGCATTCTGATTGCCGATATCCCTGGATTAATCGAAGGCGCCAGCGAAGGAAAAGGCTTGGGCGATGCTTTCTTGCGCCACGTTGAACGCACAGCCGTGCTGCTGCATTTAGTTGATGCCTATCAGGACGATGTGGCTGCAGCTTATAAAACCATCCGTGATGAGCTCAAAGCTTATAGTCCGGAACTGGTTGCACGACCGGAAGTCGTGGCCCTTACAAAAACCGAAGGGCTTGATGACGAATTAATTAACTGGAAATTGTCTGAGCTTCAGGCAGTGGTTGCACCGGAAACGCCGCTATTCGCTATTTCTTCTCAGGCTCATCGCGGTGTTACCGAAGTTCTGCGCGAACTAAAAGACCAGCTTGAAAAAACCCGCCAGGCAGAAACCGAGGACGTTCCAGACTACGAAGAACTGCCGGTCATTCGCTTAAGCGAAGCGACAAAAGCTGAAGCATGGCGCGTCCGAGTCGAAAATGGTCGGTACATCGTGACCGGTGAAAAAATTGAACGCTTTGCCGCCCGAACGGATTTTGGTAACATCCACGGCGTTAACCGTTTAAGGGATATCATGAGCAAGATGGGCATAAGCCACGAGCTTCGGCGGGCAGGCGCCAAGGGCGATGATACTATTGTAATCGGTGAAAATACTGGCTATCAGTTAACTCTTTTTGAGCAGTAG
- the mltG gene encoding endolytic transglycosylase MltG encodes MALKFAKKRPAEPSLSLKRSRKRLWLGLVIGLLAVLIAGIVVCALWYQQALQPRDPAANEKTVFTVKTGETAEVIGDNLETKGFIKSSFAFQLYAQFAKVKHKLQAGTYSLSPAQSVADIIKKLTSGDTDQFMITILPGSTLKDIKKTLETAGFSADEIDQALNASYQHPLLAGKPAQATLEGYIFPDSYLLESGQSASSLLQRTFDTFYQKLQTEKLLPEFEKRQLTLYQAITLGSIIQKEVGEADASQVAQVFYSRLEKDMPLGADATFIYAAELLGVEPRVTLDSPYNTREVKGLPPGPIGNMTIAMLKAVAYPADGDYLFFVSGDDGTNYFSRTEAEHEEYTRKYCIKNCSIFRN; translated from the coding sequence ATGGCGCTTAAATTTGCCAAAAAGCGGCCCGCTGAGCCAAGCCTTAGTCTAAAACGCTCGAGGAAGCGCCTTTGGCTGGGGCTCGTTATCGGGCTGCTAGCAGTGCTGATCGCGGGGATTGTTGTCTGTGCACTGTGGTATCAGCAGGCGCTGCAACCGCGTGATCCAGCGGCAAATGAGAAAACTGTATTTACAGTCAAAACTGGCGAAACGGCCGAAGTAATAGGCGACAATCTCGAAACAAAAGGATTTATCAAGAGCAGCTTTGCTTTTCAGCTCTATGCTCAGTTTGCAAAAGTAAAGCACAAACTGCAAGCCGGTACTTATTCATTAAGCCCCGCCCAATCGGTAGCGGACATAATAAAAAAGCTTACCTCAGGTGATACTGACCAATTTATGATAACAATTTTACCCGGTTCAACGTTAAAAGATATCAAGAAAACACTTGAGACGGCTGGATTTAGCGCCGATGAAATCGACCAAGCTCTCAACGCTTCGTACCAACATCCACTTTTGGCAGGTAAGCCAGCTCAAGCCACTTTAGAAGGCTATATATTCCCGGATTCGTATCTGCTTGAGTCAGGCCAGAGTGCTTCGTCTCTACTTCAGCGGACGTTTGACACTTTTTACCAAAAGCTACAAACTGAAAAACTCTTGCCCGAGTTTGAAAAGCGCCAGCTGACCTTATATCAAGCCATAACCTTGGGTTCAATAATTCAAAAAGAGGTTGGCGAAGCCGATGCGAGCCAGGTTGCGCAGGTATTCTATAGCCGTCTCGAAAAAGATATGCCACTCGGCGCCGATGCGACATTTATTTATGCCGCCGAGCTACTTGGTGTTGAGCCACGCGTCACCCTTGATTCGCCGTACAATACCCGCGAAGTCAAAGGTTTACCACCCGGCCCTATTGGAAACATGACCATCGCTATGTTAAAAGCTGTGGCATACCCAGCAGATGGCGACTATCTCTTTTTTGTTAGTGGTGACGATGGCACTAATTACTTCTCAAGAACAGAGGCCGAGCACGAAGAATACACCCGCAAATACTGTATCAAGAACTGTTCGATCTTTCGAAACTAG
- the sbcB gene encoding exodeoxyribonuclease I: MAKSFFFYDLETSGLDARADRIMQFAGQRTTPELEQIGEPINVLVKLTDEILPSPHATLVTGITPQKTHEEGISELEFIRLLCEEVFTPETVTVGFNNIRFDDEFVRHALWRNFYDPYEWCWKDVRGRWDLLDVVRMTRALRPEGINWPVDENGNGTNRLELLTKANELEHLQAHDAMSDVHALIAVTKLIKTKQPKLYDYLLGMREKKSVMNLVNPQRPVPFVYSSGRYESIYHKTTVAYPIADSARPGGALVYDLRYDPTLFASLPVEELKKRLYATREERQKPDFIPLPVKELVYNRCPAVAPLGVLEQGDAWQRIGLTPEIIQKHLGLLEQNPQLVEKLKAVFANRQPFAKVNDVEHRLYDGFTPDGDKRKIEIIRNASPRELATLTADFDDERLHELLVRYKARHYPHILSEEERTRWEQYRSQRIQAQLPGFMKNLQLLAQESDEEKQFLLQELHLWAESIVSVDQ, encoded by the coding sequence ATGGCAAAGAGTTTTTTCTTTTACGATCTTGAAACCAGCGGACTCGACGCTCGCGCCGACAGGATTATGCAATTTGCTGGTCAACGCACGACGCCCGAGCTCGAACAAATTGGCGAACCAATCAATGTACTGGTAAAACTTACCGACGAAATTTTGCCCAGCCCCCACGCCACGCTTGTCACCGGCATAACACCGCAAAAAACTCACGAAGAAGGGATAAGCGAATTAGAATTCATTCGTCTTTTGTGTGAAGAAGTGTTTACGCCCGAAACGGTAACGGTTGGTTTTAATAACATTCGCTTCGACGATGAGTTCGTGCGACATGCCTTGTGGCGTAATTTTTACGACCCCTACGAATGGTGCTGGAAAGATGTCCGCGGGCGCTGGGACTTACTGGACGTGGTGCGTATGACCCGAGCTCTTCGGCCAGAAGGTATCAATTGGCCAGTTGATGAAAACGGCAACGGCACTAATCGGCTGGAACTTCTCACAAAAGCCAACGAACTCGAGCATCTGCAAGCTCACGATGCTATGAGCGACGTGCATGCCCTGATCGCAGTCACGAAACTAATTAAAACCAAGCAGCCAAAACTCTACGACTATCTGCTCGGTATGCGCGAAAAAAAATCGGTAATGAACTTGGTGAACCCACAGCGGCCGGTACCGTTTGTCTATAGCAGCGGCCGATACGAGTCAATCTACCATAAAACAACTGTCGCCTACCCAATTGCCGATAGTGCCCGGCCTGGTGGCGCTCTGGTGTACGATCTGCGCTATGATCCAACCTTATTTGCGTCGCTACCGGTTGAGGAATTAAAAAAACGTCTGTACGCCACGCGTGAGGAGCGCCAAAAACCTGATTTTATCCCCCTACCCGTAAAAGAACTGGTGTATAATCGCTGTCCGGCGGTTGCGCCTTTGGGTGTGCTAGAACAAGGTGATGCGTGGCAGCGAATTGGGCTGACGCCTGAGATTATTCAAAAGCACTTGGGGCTCCTTGAACAAAATCCACAACTAGTCGAAAAACTGAAGGCCGTGTTTGCTAATCGCCAGCCGTTTGCAAAAGTGAATGATGTCGAACATCGCCTGTATGATGGATTTACACCCGACGGCGACAAGAGAAAAATCGAAATCATCCGTAACGCTTCCCCTCGCGAACTGGCAACTTTAACTGCCGATTTTGATGATGAACGATTGCACGAACTACTCGTGCGCTATAAGGCCCGCCACTATCCTCACATTCTTTCAGAAGAAGAACGCACGCGCTGGGAGCAGTATCGTAGCCAAAGAATCCAGGCGCAACTGCCAGGCTTTATGAAAAATCTACAATTACTAGCTCAAGAATCTGATGAAGAAAAGCAGTTTCTGCTGCAAGAGCTCCATTTATGGGCAGAAAGTATTGTCTCGGTTGACCAATAG